In a single window of the Gossypium hirsutum isolate 1008001.06 chromosome D02, Gossypium_hirsutum_v2.1, whole genome shotgun sequence genome:
- the LOC107902939 gene encoding putative disease resistance protein RGA1 produces the protein MADSIVSPLLQSLLNRLDSICLSIGGGRGGDEILTRSRSVVAAVKDLATVAEQRFEMAVEIKLWLTEVKRLAYRLSYLLDDYEQQKRKVRNQKLMSCCFGFFTKTGDWRPIANVLQKLATLAGEGNWPLESNWRPDLYFRLNSGSGTSSLGLELEIVGRDTDRDKVISLLLSEAKEICGVVSIVGDGGVGKTTLARLVYNDEALGRNFRFKYWISLGNGLRFNVERIGEAICSKNFTSLVDLMDGVRRELLRKRFLVVLDNLCIEEMDLWFMLENSFTVGSPGSTVLIMTRSVEVAESLDSMPLYYLQPLHDADCLDMFWKVAMLPSEEKEEKQNIELLQISKILVAHCGGLPLAVKVLGALLPYNGEMGDWLSAATLALLELQKYSYTSNILPVLRLSYDLLPSNLKQCFAYCSIFPREYWISKEKLLQLWKSEGFLQTSGSFFEDIAEDCFMKLLQRLFFEDIVRDESGNMFCRMPNVVYDFVLTVSLATCSVVGPEVVSNELHHCSLVFESEPSTQLRYLCNKEDLRTLLFISSKFDSIPDTIFSRLNHLHVLDFSQSGISELPVSLGALKHLRYLDASRTYIRKIPETIINLKYLQTMELSECYNLEELPKTVPQLTSLVNLGVSSCCSLTYLPSGIEKLRLLEKLPTCVLGKQSDSAKLNELNELDLKERLEIKNLENVTKEAEAQGAELFKKVSIDSLELSWGHSGVMSAQMSAKILEYLYPPLNLRDFCLKGYKGSRFPSWMNWGLRNLSSISLISCSCQTLPPLGQLPSLKFLYLKGMSEVQLLGPEFYGDGGFPCLEQLEIYDMPNLVEWMSIEGSSGPLSLEVFPCLDKLVVKGCHRLTVLPVIPNLRSLGLCDSNEMLLHSVVHLPSLYSLVVEKFKLKFLTFCFKNFSIEKLTFYDCDNLDHLFENNQAPSSLKHLSILYCDRLMSLSLDLRSLTSLQRFDVMECKQLRDISGLVSLGSLEELSIVSCPMLQSLTSGIPYLTNLQRLVIKGCPASQGCLEKKNGWDWSKIAHIPYLEIEHKELVLEDK, from the coding sequence ATGGCGGATTCAATTGTGTCTCCCCTTCTCCAATCGCTTCTCAATAGGTTGGATTCCATTTGCCTTTCAATTGGCGGAGGCCGCGGCGGCGACGAGATCTTGACCAGGTCGCGAAGTGTTGTGGCGGCAGTCAAAGACTTAGCTACAGTGGCGGAGCAGCGGTTTGAAATGGCGGTGGAAATCAAACTGTGGTTGACTGAAGTCAAACGTTTAGCTTACCGATTGAGTTATCTGTTGGATGACTATGAACAGCAAAAACGCAAGGTaaggaatcaaaaactaatgagcTGTTGTTTTGGTTTCTTCACTAAAACTGGAGACTGGCGTCCGATAGCGAATGTGCTCCAGAAGTTGGCCACACTCGCCGGAGAAGGCAATTGGCCACTGGAAAGTAATTGGAGACCAGATCTTTATTTTAGATTGAATTCTGGATCTGGAACTAGCTCTTTAGGTTTAGAACTTGAAATTGTGGGCAGGGATACGGATAGGGATAAGGTGATTAGTTTATTATTGAGCGAGGCCAAGGAGATATGTGGGGTGGTATCCATCGTAGGCGATGGAGGAGTGGGAAAAACAACACTAGCTCGTCTGGTTTACAATGATGAGGCTCTAGGGCGTAATTTCAGGTTCAAATATTGGATTTCTCTTGGAAATGGTCTTCGCTTCAATGTTGAAAGGATTGGGGAAGCAATTTGCTCTAAAAATTTTACGAGCTTGGTTGACTTGATGGATGGCGTTAGAAGGGAACTGCTGAGAAAGAGATTTTTGGTTGTGCTTGATAATTTGTGTATTGAGGAGATGGATctatggtttatgttagaaaactCATTCACTGTGGGTTCTCCTGGATCCACTGTTTTAATCATGACTCGCTCAGTTGAAGTTGCAGAAAGTTTAGATAGCATGCCTTTGTATTACTTGCAGCCTTTGCATGATGCAGATTGTTTGGATATGTTTTGGAAGGTGGCAATGTTACCCAGTgaagaaaaagaggaaaaacaGAATATTGAATTGTTACAAATTAGCAAGATTCTTGTCGCGCATTGTGGGGGGTTGCCTCTTGCTGTCAAGGTACTTGGTGCTTTGTTGCCCTATAATGGAGAAATGGGTGATTGGTTATCTGCTGCTACTCTTGCTTTACTGGAGCTGCAAAAGTATAGTTATACTTCTAATATTTTGCCAGTTCTGCGCCTCAGCTATGATCTTCTACCATCCAATCTGAAACAATGCTTCGCGTATTGTTCAATATTCCCACGAGAATATTGGATCAGTAAGGAAAAATTGTTGCAGTTGTGGAAATCCGAGGGTTTTCTGCAAACAAGTGGCTCATTTTTTGAGGACATAGCAGAGGACTGCTTTATGAAATTGTTGCAACGCTTATTTTTTGAGGACATTGTAAGAGATGAATCTGGCAACATGTTTTGCAGAATGCCTAATGTAGTGTATGATTTTGTGTTGACTGTTAGTTTGGCTACATGCTCAGTTGTGGGACCTGAAGTTGTTTCTAATGAACTTCATCATTGCTCCTTGGTATTTGAATCTGAGCCATCAACACAACTAAGATATTTGTGTAATAAAGAAGACCTGCGGACTTTGCTTTTCATATCGAGTAAATTTGACAGTATCCCCGATACGATATTCTCTAGACTTAACCACCTGCACGTGTTGGACTTTAGCCAAAGCGGCATTTCTGAGTTGCCTGTTTCTCTTGGGGCTTTAAAACACTTGAGGTACCTCGATGCATCTCGCACATATATAAGAAAGATACCAGAAACCATCATTAACTTGAAGTATTTGCAGACAATGGAACTCTCTGAGTGTTACAACCTTGAAGAGTTGCCCAAAACTGTCCCCCAGTTGACAAGTCTGGTAAATCTCGGCGTTTCATCATGCTGCTCTTTGACTTATCTTCCCTCAGGGATTGAAAAGCTGAGGCTTCTTGAGAAGCTGCCAACATGTGTTCTTGGAAAGCAATCTGATAGTGCTAAATTAAATGAGTTGAATGAGCTGGACCTTAAAGAGAGACTAGAGATTAAGAATCTTGAAAATGTGACTAAGGAGGCAGAAGCACAAGGCGCAGAGCTGTTTAAGAAAGTAAGCATTGACTCATTGGAATTATCTTGGGGCCACAGTGGTGTTATGAGTGCTCAAATGTCTGCCAAAATACTAGAATACCTCTACCCACCCCTGAACCTAAGGGATTTTTGTTTAAAAGGATACAAAGGTTCCAGGTTTCCATCATGGATGAACTGGGGTCTTCGGAATCTGTCGAGTATTTCATTAATCAGTTGCAGTTGTCAAACACTTCCACCACTTGGACAGCTACCTTCCCTTAAGTTTCTCTATTTGAAAGGGATGTCTGAAGTGCAGTTACTAGGCCCTGAATTTTATGGGGATGGAGGATTCCCTTGCCTGGAACAGCTTGAAATATATGATATGCCTAACTTGGTGGAATGGATGAGTATAGAAGGATCTTCTGGTCCCTTGTCACTTGAAGTTTTCCCCTGCCTTGACAAACTTGTGGTCAAAGGATGTCATAGGTTGACTGTGTTGCCAGTTATACCAAATCTTAGAAGCTTAGGTCTTTGTGACAGCAATGAGATGCTACTGCACTCAGTAGTCCATCTACCATCGCTTTACTCTTTGGTGGTAGAAAAATTCAAGCTCAAGTTTTTAACCTTTTGCTTTAAAAACTTCTCTATTGAGAAACTGACATTTTACGATTGTGATAATTTGGATCATCTATTTGAGAATAACCAAGCACCTTCCTCTCTTAAGCATTTGAGTATTTTGTACTGTGATAGATTGATGTCATTGTCTTTGGACCTGAGATCACTGACTTCCCTTCAGAGATTTGATGTTATGGAGTGTAAACAACTGAGGGACATTTCCGGTTTGGTGTCCCTTGGTTCTCTTGAGGAATTAAGTATCGTGAGTTGCCCAATGTTGCAATCGCTAACATCAGGCATACCTTACCTTACCAATCTCCAAAGGCTGGTAATCAAAGGATGCCCTGCTTCACAAGGATGCCTGGAAAAGAAGAATGGTTGGGACTGGTCCAAAATTGCACATATCCCATACTTAGAAATAGAACACAAAGAGTTGGTTCTTGAAGATAAGTAA